A DNA window from Pseudarthrobacter sp. W1I19 contains the following coding sequences:
- a CDS encoding ABC transporter substrate-binding protein yields the protein MKDMYFQPKHTSMSRRSLLLAGLGTAMSVPFLASCAGFDTSGAAAGEGTVGFLSTQFTPVEEKQRYEAVLKKFAKAPVAYNSVDPGVFSSTVSTQASAGNIKTSLLGGLHGELAPLAESLEDVDNLLRDLSGRGFTKEMLELTKVGGSTSRYVPWMQATYVVAVNKKALEWLPPGVDVNDLTYEGYLAWAKAAQQGAGRPVFGMPAGPKGLHHRFYQGFLLPSFTGGQITTFRNEDAVTAWTYMQELWSALTPASTNYDNMQEPLARGEVLVGWDHVARLVNAPANNPEEWLMVPAPRGPKGRGYMLIIAGLALPRNGKDRDLAEKAIRALSEPLSQIETLRSNAFFPVVQTELPSDLTGAIALEAAAVRRQQRSEGALLALPPVGLGAKEGEVSQIFKNCFQQICLENRPIRQVLDAQATQLNTILQGLNVPCWAPDPISTKCEVA from the coding sequence ATGAAAGACATGTATTTCCAGCCCAAGCACACCTCGATGTCCCGCAGAAGCCTCCTTTTGGCCGGACTGGGAACGGCCATGTCAGTCCCCTTCCTGGCTTCCTGCGCTGGTTTTGATACAAGTGGCGCGGCCGCCGGGGAAGGGACTGTCGGCTTCCTTTCCACACAGTTCACGCCCGTTGAGGAGAAACAGCGGTATGAGGCGGTGCTGAAGAAATTCGCGAAGGCACCGGTCGCATACAACTCCGTGGATCCGGGCGTCTTCTCCTCCACTGTCAGCACCCAGGCTTCCGCCGGCAACATCAAAACCTCCCTGCTTGGCGGGCTGCACGGTGAGCTCGCCCCACTCGCCGAGTCCCTTGAGGATGTGGACAACCTGCTCCGCGATCTTTCCGGCCGTGGTTTCACCAAGGAGATGCTCGAGCTGACGAAAGTGGGCGGCTCTACATCCCGCTACGTCCCCTGGATGCAGGCCACATACGTGGTGGCCGTGAACAAGAAGGCCCTTGAGTGGCTGCCGCCCGGAGTGGACGTCAATGATCTGACCTATGAGGGTTACCTTGCGTGGGCGAAGGCAGCACAACAAGGCGCCGGCCGCCCTGTTTTTGGCATGCCCGCTGGCCCCAAGGGCCTGCATCACCGCTTCTACCAGGGCTTCCTGCTGCCCAGCTTCACGGGTGGCCAAATCACCACATTCCGGAACGAGGACGCCGTCACAGCCTGGACCTACATGCAGGAGTTGTGGTCCGCCCTGACCCCTGCATCCACCAACTACGACAACATGCAGGAACCCCTGGCGCGTGGCGAGGTGCTGGTGGGATGGGACCACGTTGCGCGGCTGGTCAATGCACCAGCCAACAACCCGGAAGAGTGGTTGATGGTCCCCGCACCGCGAGGCCCCAAAGGCCGCGGATACATGCTGATCATCGCCGGCCTCGCACTGCCCAGGAACGGCAAGGACAGGGACCTGGCAGAAAAGGCCATCCGTGCCCTGTCCGAACCCTTGTCCCAGATCGAGACACTGCGCAGCAACGCCTTCTTCCCCGTTGTCCAGACGGAACTCCCCTCGGACTTGACGGGAGCCATTGCGCTGGAAGCCGCCGCCGTCCGGCGGCAGCAACGATCTGAAGGCGCACTCCTTGCCCTTCCCCCGGTGGGGCTGGGAGCGAAGGAAGGCGAAGTATCCCAAATCTTCAAGAACTGCTTCCAGCAGATTTGCCTGGAAAACCGCCCCATCCGGCAGGTCCTTGATGCCCAGGCGACACAGCTCAACACCATCCTGCAGGGTTTGAATGTTCCGTGCTGGGCACCAGATCCCATCTCAACGAAGTGCGAGGTAGCGTAA
- a CDS encoding type II CAAX prenyl endopeptidase Rce1 family protein gives MTQPSAQARLHQARPTGLSRASLNVIPAVLVSASGFLLFVREDRLSGFLLLAAALVLAAMINRRLLIDLALIAVGLTAMSLVPITTDISTGHMAVMGTAMILAVGIPYVVSRFINKEHAIRFPVRTGEPWTRAEKWYLPAVLVIGYALMPVYMIRTGVYNNWPAVSDPEGIARLFLGTNVLGIWDELFFICTAFTLLRRHLLDWQANLLQAVLFTSFLWELGFHAWAPFFIFPFALLQARLFTITRSLSYIVSVHLLFDFVLFLVLIHAHNREWIDIFLY, from the coding sequence ATGACGCAGCCTTCTGCCCAAGCCCGCCTGCACCAGGCGCGGCCCACTGGGCTGAGCCGTGCCTCGCTTAATGTGATCCCGGCGGTGCTGGTCTCGGCGTCAGGCTTTCTGCTGTTTGTCCGCGAGGACCGCCTTTCCGGCTTCCTGCTCCTGGCCGCCGCCCTTGTACTGGCCGCAATGATCAACCGCCGGTTGCTCATCGACCTGGCACTGATCGCCGTTGGGTTGACCGCGATGAGCCTGGTGCCCATCACCACGGACATCAGCACCGGACATATGGCCGTGATGGGCACGGCGATGATTCTGGCCGTTGGTATTCCGTACGTCGTTTCGCGGTTCATCAACAAGGAGCATGCCATCCGGTTCCCTGTCCGGACCGGGGAGCCGTGGACCCGCGCCGAGAAGTGGTATTTGCCCGCGGTCCTGGTGATCGGGTACGCGCTGATGCCGGTCTATATGATCCGGACCGGCGTCTACAACAACTGGCCTGCCGTCAGCGACCCGGAGGGCATTGCCAGGCTTTTCCTGGGGACCAACGTGCTGGGCATCTGGGATGAGCTGTTCTTCATTTGCACGGCATTCACGCTCCTGCGCCGGCACCTCCTGGACTGGCAGGCCAACCTGCTCCAGGCCGTGCTCTTCACATCCTTCCTGTGGGAGCTGGGATTCCACGCCTGGGCGCCGTTCTTCATCTTCCCGTTTGCGCTGCTGCAGGCGCGGCTGTTCACCATCACCAGGTCGCTGTCCTACATTGTGAGCGTGCATCTGCTGTTCGATTTCGTGCTGTTCCTGGTGCTGATCCACGCACACAACCGGGAATGGATCGACATCTTCCTGTACTGA
- the trxB gene encoding thioredoxin-disulfide reductase — translation MTIDANHQPATEQLIIIGSGPAGYTAAIYAARAGLEPLVLAGSVTAGGALMNTTEVENFPGFPGGIQGPELMDGLQEQAEKFGAKVVFDDVTKVSLKGHVKTVVTGGGETHRAPAVILATGSAYKELGLPEEKKFSGHGVSWCATCDGFFFREQDIIVVGGGDSAMEEAMFLTRFGKSVTVVVRREELRASRIMAQRAKDNPKITFAWNSAVTAIHGDGKVSGVTLRDTRSGETRHQAATGIFVAIGHVPRTELLTGQVDLDEDGYIKVDAPTTVTNLSGVFACGDAVDHRYRQAITAAGTGCAAALDAERYLAALNDADSIATALVEEPTHS, via the coding sequence GTGACCATTGATGCGAACCACCAACCCGCAACCGAACAGCTGATCATCATCGGTTCCGGCCCCGCCGGCTACACCGCCGCCATCTACGCCGCCCGTGCGGGCCTGGAACCCTTGGTGCTGGCCGGATCCGTCACGGCGGGCGGCGCGCTGATGAACACCACGGAGGTGGAAAACTTTCCCGGCTTCCCGGGCGGCATCCAGGGCCCCGAGCTCATGGACGGGCTGCAGGAACAGGCTGAGAAGTTCGGCGCCAAGGTGGTGTTCGACGACGTCACGAAAGTTTCGCTGAAGGGTCACGTCAAGACTGTGGTCACCGGCGGCGGTGAGACCCACCGGGCCCCGGCAGTCATCCTCGCAACCGGCTCGGCGTACAAGGAACTCGGCCTGCCGGAGGAGAAGAAGTTCAGCGGCCACGGGGTGTCCTGGTGCGCCACCTGCGACGGGTTCTTCTTCCGTGAACAGGACATCATCGTCGTCGGCGGCGGTGACTCGGCCATGGAGGAAGCGATGTTCCTGACGCGGTTCGGAAAGTCCGTCACCGTCGTCGTCCGCCGCGAGGAGCTGCGTGCGTCCCGGATCATGGCGCAGCGCGCAAAGGACAACCCCAAGATCACGTTCGCCTGGAACTCCGCAGTTACGGCGATCCACGGTGATGGGAAGGTCTCCGGGGTGACGCTGAGGGACACGCGTTCGGGGGAGACGCGGCATCAGGCCGCTACGGGGATTTTCGTCGCCATCGGTCACGTCCCGCGCACCGAACTGCTGACCGGGCAGGTGGACCTGGACGAGGACGGCTACATCAAGGTGGATGCACCCACCACTGTCACCAACCTGTCCGGCGTTTTCGCCTGCGGTGACGCCGTGGACCACCGCTACCGGCAGGCCATTACAGCCGCCGGCACCGGTTGCGCCGCCGCCCTCGATGCCGAACGCTACCTGGCCGCCCTGAATGACGCAGACAGCATCGCCACAGCCCTGGTGGAGGAACCCACCCACAGCTGA
- a CDS encoding carbohydrate ABC transporter permease yields MSTPVDTTPIARQKRNRFLLQAACIAVSLFMLVPIYLISLAALSTRDSLNQFPLSLLPTNLSVETLNAFLGSTGIFGALGNSLIVGLGTLLLAAVIGVPAGYALARYTFKGKDPYQLFLLFTRALPIVVLSVPLARLFLTVDIYDTTYAVILLHTALALPTTILISASVFLSVPIDVEEAARLFGCTPLGAFARVVLPMALPGLAAASIFTFVMSWNEVLGASILTLDHRTLPAQVLSSLSDSPLAYRFAGGFALVIPSIIFIALMRRYLTNMWGSTIR; encoded by the coding sequence ATGAGCACACCAGTGGACACAACCCCCATCGCGCGGCAGAAACGCAACCGCTTCCTGCTCCAGGCCGCCTGCATCGCCGTCTCACTTTTTATGCTGGTCCCCATCTACCTGATCTCGCTCGCGGCGTTGTCCACGAGGGACTCCCTCAACCAGTTTCCGTTGTCGCTGCTGCCCACCAACCTGTCCGTTGAGACGCTCAACGCGTTCCTTGGGTCCACCGGGATCTTCGGAGCCCTGGGCAACTCGCTGATCGTTGGGCTGGGAACACTGCTCCTCGCCGCTGTTATCGGTGTTCCCGCCGGATATGCGCTTGCCCGCTACACCTTCAAAGGCAAAGACCCCTACCAGCTGTTCCTGCTCTTCACCCGCGCCCTTCCCATCGTGGTCCTCTCCGTTCCCTTGGCCAGGCTCTTCCTGACGGTGGATATCTACGACACGACGTACGCCGTGATCCTGCTGCACACCGCGCTTGCCTTGCCGACCACAATCCTCATCTCGGCCAGCGTTTTCCTCAGCGTGCCCATCGACGTGGAGGAGGCGGCGAGGCTCTTCGGCTGCACACCGCTTGGAGCCTTCGCCAGGGTGGTCCTGCCCATGGCGCTGCCGGGCCTGGCGGCGGCGTCCATCTTTACGTTCGTTATGTCCTGGAATGAGGTCCTGGGCGCCTCCATCCTGACCCTGGACCACCGCACATTGCCTGCCCAGGTGCTCAGCTCATTGTCCGACTCGCCACTGGCATACCGGTTTGCCGGCGGCTTTGCACTGGTGATCCCGTCCATCATCTTCATTGCGCTGATGCGCCGTTACCTCACCAACATGTGGGGCTCAACCATCCGTTAG
- a CDS encoding carbohydrate ABC transporter permease codes for MAVEAPPTHAETLAPPRRRKIPPAILLIAPSVVFMALLLGWPVIQGILQAFRDENGFTLDFVARMVQDPYFWPAVRNTLLLIVVMIPLQFALAIGMALMLRTNPRLHKVHFFVWAIPLALSDLAAGLVWLAIFNDRGYLNSILSWFGIEGGSWLAYDNQASMFMCVLIAELWRATSLVLIIVVAGLQGIPKDYDEAAQVFGATFWQRLRHVTLPLLKPSLQVALILRTILAFQTFAVAQALTGQNFPLVVGETYRWYTGLQNPNVAAALALVILVVSMLTSIFYLRALRDKNQGGLR; via the coding sequence ATGGCCGTCGAGGCACCACCCACTCACGCCGAAACCCTGGCCCCGCCCCGCCGGCGCAAAATACCGCCCGCGATCCTGCTGATTGCCCCTTCGGTGGTCTTTATGGCGCTTCTTCTTGGCTGGCCCGTTATCCAGGGGATACTCCAGGCTTTCCGTGATGAAAACGGCTTCACGCTGGACTTCGTCGCCCGGATGGTCCAGGACCCCTACTTCTGGCCTGCCGTGCGCAACACCCTGTTGCTCATCGTGGTGATGATTCCGCTGCAGTTCGCGTTGGCGATCGGCATGGCGCTAATGCTGCGGACCAATCCCCGGTTACACAAGGTCCACTTCTTTGTCTGGGCCATACCCCTGGCACTCAGCGACCTTGCAGCGGGACTCGTCTGGCTCGCAATCTTCAACGATCGTGGCTACCTGAACTCGATCCTGTCATGGTTCGGCATCGAAGGCGGCTCCTGGCTGGCCTACGACAACCAGGCGAGCATGTTCATGTGCGTCCTGATCGCTGAACTCTGGCGGGCAACCTCGCTGGTGCTGATCATCGTGGTGGCAGGCCTGCAGGGCATTCCCAAGGACTACGACGAAGCCGCCCAGGTTTTCGGCGCCACGTTCTGGCAGCGGCTGCGGCACGTGACCCTGCCACTGTTGAAGCCGAGCCTTCAGGTCGCCCTCATTCTCCGGACAATCCTCGCCTTCCAGACGTTTGCCGTGGCCCAGGCCCTCACCGGACAAAACTTCCCCCTTGTGGTGGGCGAGACCTACCGTTGGTACACCGGCCTGCAGAACCCCAACGTCGCCGCTGCGCTGGCACTGGTCATCCTCGTCGTCTCGATGCTGACGTCGATCTTCTACCTGCGGGCACTCCGCGACAAAAACCAGGGAGGGCTCCGATGA
- a CDS encoding glycogen debranching protein produces the protein MNPVTSVSKEQLRSAAIEVLRLNDLGTMTSAAPNLYPHMWSWDAAFVAIGLARTSVPRAVTELRTLLKAQWATGMIPHIVFSDNDTGYFPGFDRWGTANAAALPPGVKSSGICQPPVHAIALRHIVDRGRENGGADQAAAEEFLAESFDGWLAWHRWLATVRDPDGVGLIEIHHGWESGFDNSPRWDGPYARVVPGDVAPFTRRDTLHVADVSERPDDAEYTKYLWLVQQMSDAAFDDDAVQQVVHFRVRDVFFSAIMAASSAVLADLADEIGKGGEAEELRLMAARFQAGVASTVDPSTGLARDYDVLAGEWIGTETISGFAPLVSGGDPDLLAAQRKLLQGPRWMGFPDLRFPLPPSTSPASDAFRPRTYWRGPVWPFLNLLLGWAAARDGEAGLYSQLRSASLEQLADLQFGEYYEPLTGEPLGSLAQAWTAAAALEWMGAEPAPGQSGENPQ, from the coding sequence TTGAACCCCGTCACTTCCGTTTCCAAGGAACAGCTCCGCAGCGCCGCCATTGAGGTCCTGCGCCTCAATGACCTCGGCACCATGACCAGCGCCGCGCCGAACCTCTACCCGCACATGTGGAGCTGGGATGCGGCGTTCGTAGCCATAGGACTGGCCCGTACCAGCGTCCCGCGCGCCGTTACCGAGCTGCGTACCCTGCTCAAGGCCCAGTGGGCAACCGGAATGATCCCGCATATTGTGTTCAGCGACAATGACACCGGCTATTTTCCCGGCTTTGACCGCTGGGGAACGGCGAACGCGGCAGCCCTGCCCCCAGGTGTGAAGAGCAGCGGAATCTGCCAGCCCCCGGTGCACGCCATCGCGCTTCGCCATATCGTTGACCGCGGCCGGGAAAATGGCGGCGCGGACCAGGCAGCAGCCGAAGAGTTTCTTGCCGAGTCCTTTGACGGCTGGCTCGCGTGGCACCGCTGGCTCGCCACGGTCCGGGACCCCGACGGTGTTGGCCTCATCGAGATCCACCACGGCTGGGAATCCGGCTTCGACAATTCCCCCCGCTGGGATGGACCTTACGCTCGCGTGGTTCCCGGCGACGTCGCCCCCTTCACACGGCGGGACACCCTGCACGTGGCGGACGTCAGCGAACGGCCGGACGATGCCGAGTACACAAAGTACCTCTGGCTGGTCCAGCAGATGTCGGATGCAGCCTTCGACGACGACGCGGTACAGCAAGTGGTCCACTTCCGGGTGCGGGACGTGTTCTTCTCCGCCATCATGGCCGCCTCCAGTGCAGTTCTGGCCGACCTTGCCGATGAAATCGGGAAGGGCGGGGAAGCTGAAGAACTGAGGCTGATGGCTGCCCGCTTCCAGGCCGGAGTGGCATCAACTGTGGATCCCTCGACCGGCCTGGCCCGGGACTACGACGTGCTGGCCGGAGAGTGGATCGGCACCGAAACCATCTCCGGTTTTGCCCCGCTCGTTTCCGGCGGAGACCCGGACCTCCTGGCCGCCCAGCGCAAGCTGCTGCAAGGACCGCGATGGATGGGCTTCCCGGACCTCCGGTTCCCGCTGCCGCCGTCGACCTCGCCTGCAAGCGACGCTTTCAGGCCCCGGACGTACTGGAGGGGGCCGGTGTGGCCTTTCCTCAACCTCCTGCTGGGCTGGGCCGCTGCCAGGGACGGCGAAGCCGGGCTTTACAGCCAGCTCAGGTCGGCTTCGCTTGAACAGCTGGCCGATCTGCAGTTCGGGGAGTACTACGAACCATTAACCGGCGAACCTTTGGGGAGCCTTGCCCAGGCCTGGACCGCGGCTGCTGCCCTGGAGTGGATGGGAGCTGAGCCTGCTCCGGGACAATCCGGAGAGAACCCCCAATGA
- a CDS encoding ABC transporter ATP-binding protein, giving the protein MADIQISNLVKTYPGGSERATDDVSLQIQDGEFTVLLGPSGCGKTTLLRMIAGLELPDSGSISIGGRDVTYLPPNKRNLSMVFQSYAVFPHRKVRYNIGFGLRMAKVPAEEIERKVQWAADLLQLGPYLDRLPANLSGGQRQRVAVARAIVMDADVLLMDEPLSNLDALLRLTFRSELKKIVQDLGTTTVYVTHDQSEALSLGDQVAVMRKGRIAQLGDPLDVYDAPADRFVGGFIGSPPMNFMDAAVSHDGGTLVLGEQQLMAPSILRSFAGRNVLLGVRAENVTVSNERSSGDVAATVLVVEPMGSTILLTVEVDGHTLKVQAPPTFRTAPHKTIWLGFAPNTMRVYDRETSMALEAN; this is encoded by the coding sequence GTGGCTGATATCCAGATCTCCAACCTCGTTAAGACCTATCCGGGCGGATCCGAACGGGCCACCGATGACGTGTCCCTGCAGATCCAGGACGGCGAATTTACTGTCCTCCTGGGCCCCTCCGGCTGCGGCAAGACAACCCTGCTGCGCATGATCGCCGGGCTCGAACTTCCCGATTCGGGCTCCATCTCCATCGGCGGCCGGGACGTGACCTACCTGCCGCCCAACAAGCGCAACCTGTCCATGGTGTTCCAGTCCTACGCAGTGTTCCCCCACCGCAAAGTCCGTTACAACATCGGTTTCGGGCTGCGCATGGCAAAAGTGCCCGCGGAGGAAATCGAACGCAAGGTGCAGTGGGCGGCGGACCTGCTGCAGCTGGGCCCGTACCTGGACCGGCTTCCCGCCAACCTGTCTGGCGGCCAGCGCCAGCGCGTCGCCGTCGCCCGGGCCATTGTCATGGATGCCGACGTCCTGCTCATGGATGAGCCGCTCTCCAACCTGGACGCCCTGCTGCGGCTGACCTTCCGGTCGGAACTGAAAAAGATCGTCCAGGACCTGGGCACCACCACCGTGTACGTCACTCACGACCAAAGCGAGGCGTTGTCCCTCGGTGACCAGGTGGCCGTGATGCGCAAAGGCCGGATCGCCCAGCTCGGCGACCCGCTGGACGTCTACGATGCACCGGCGGACCGCTTCGTGGGCGGCTTCATCGGCTCTCCGCCCATGAACTTCATGGATGCCGCAGTGAGTCACGACGGCGGGACCCTTGTCCTGGGCGAACAGCAGCTTATGGCGCCGTCCATCCTGCGGTCCTTCGCCGGAAGGAACGTCCTGCTGGGCGTCCGGGCCGAAAACGTGACGGTGAGCAACGAGCGTTCCTCGGGAGACGTCGCGGCCACGGTCCTGGTGGTTGAACCAATGGGCTCAACCATTCTCCTCACGGTAGAAGTGGACGGCCACACCCTGAAAGTCCAGGCGCCGCCGACGTTCCGCACGGCACCCCACAAGACGATCTGGCTCGGCTTTGCCCCCAACACCATGCGCGTCTATGACCGCGAAACCTCGATGGCTCTGGAGGCCAATTGA
- a CDS encoding N-acetylglucosamine kinase, giving the protein MNSIPASQERIIVGLDIGGSKTHGVRVDGGRVTRDEVAGSANVQNVDKSTASRNLEGLMSALGGVEADEVYVGAGGIDTEQDAANLRKLISPYAPRAKVEIVHDTRLILAAAGQDVGMALIAGTGSAVWGINHAGEEARSGGWGYLLGDEGSGYWFGREAVRHSLRQNDLGLPPDELTRLLLFECGLEHAAELISHFHTNHDRRYWAQRSGAVFEAAGRGHVLSQAIIREGGWHLADQVVQVARRLALIGPVVVGGGLGVHQPALVEALNVHLAGEGLPAARPLAVEPVFGAFHLAGALLAADAVPATGVP; this is encoded by the coding sequence ATGAACTCAATTCCGGCGTCCCAGGAAAGAATCATCGTGGGGCTGGATATCGGCGGCTCGAAGACGCACGGTGTCAGGGTCGACGGCGGCCGGGTCACCCGGGACGAGGTTGCGGGGAGCGCCAACGTCCAGAACGTGGACAAGTCCACTGCCAGTCGAAACCTTGAAGGGCTTATGTCTGCCCTTGGCGGCGTGGAGGCTGACGAGGTGTATGTCGGGGCCGGCGGGATCGACACTGAACAGGACGCCGCCAACCTCCGGAAGCTCATTTCGCCATATGCTCCACGCGCGAAGGTAGAAATTGTCCACGACACCAGACTGATCCTGGCAGCAGCAGGCCAGGACGTGGGGATGGCGCTGATCGCCGGCACGGGCTCCGCCGTCTGGGGAATCAACCATGCCGGTGAAGAAGCCAGGAGCGGGGGCTGGGGCTACCTGCTGGGCGACGAAGGCAGCGGTTACTGGTTCGGACGGGAAGCTGTACGCCACAGCCTCCGGCAGAACGATCTGGGCCTTCCGCCGGACGAGCTTACACGGCTGCTGCTGTTCGAGTGCGGGCTGGAACACGCCGCAGAGCTGATCAGCCACTTCCACACCAACCACGACCGACGCTACTGGGCGCAACGGTCCGGGGCGGTTTTCGAGGCGGCGGGCCGCGGGCACGTGCTCAGTCAGGCCATCATCCGCGAGGGCGGATGGCATTTGGCGGACCAGGTGGTGCAGGTTGCCCGGCGCCTCGCCCTGATTGGGCCGGTGGTAGTCGGCGGCGGGCTCGGAGTCCACCAGCCTGCGCTTGTGGAAGCTCTGAATGTCCACCTGGCCGGGGAAGGCCTGCCCGCCGCCCGGCCCCTCGCGGTCGAGCCGGTTTTTGGTGCCTTCCACCTGGCCGGCGCCCTCCTCGCCGCCGACGCCGTGCCGGCCACTGGAGTTCCCTGA
- a CDS encoding ROK family transcriptional regulator has product MPASLGGATSHGHLLELIRSADGLSRQQLLSTTGMSRATLYERLDTLTRRGYIYEAEPLTSTGGRPSRKIRFEDRGRVVLALTLGQTHGTVSVTDTTGRQLRAETFQLDISAPADSVLTPLLEAGRKLLEQGTGETLLGVGVSLPAPVEAGTGHVKHQTTIPGWSPDSVVQAVKATWDLPLVIENDARAAALGERASDAETVVYVKVGTGIGCGIVVEGSILRGAHGSAGDIGHIRMSSEGPLCRCGRHGCLAAYSSGRALRDRLAHLGLTKIDDISAAAGTENPEVQDALADAADVLGRALAATVTTLNPDRLVLGGQIGALPGFVEKVSSRVLTDVVERIAEGMVVEAGHPEDLAACHGLTTLVVRKIFAPDAVDQLFGDDAESSGD; this is encoded by the coding sequence ATGCCTGCGAGTCTGGGCGGGGCAACCTCGCATGGGCATCTTCTGGAGCTGATCCGTTCGGCAGACGGACTATCGCGCCAGCAGCTGCTGTCGACCACCGGAATGTCGCGTGCCACGCTTTACGAACGGCTGGATACACTCACCCGCCGCGGCTACATCTATGAGGCGGAACCCCTCACTTCCACGGGCGGCCGGCCTTCCCGGAAGATCCGTTTCGAGGACCGCGGGCGCGTTGTCCTGGCGCTGACTCTCGGCCAGACCCACGGCACCGTGAGTGTCACCGACACCACCGGCCGCCAGTTGCGCGCCGAGACCTTCCAATTGGACATCAGTGCGCCGGCGGACTCGGTCCTGACCCCTTTGTTGGAAGCAGGAAGGAAACTGTTGGAACAGGGCACCGGTGAGACGCTGCTTGGTGTTGGCGTCAGCCTTCCGGCACCAGTGGAGGCCGGAACCGGGCACGTGAAGCATCAGACCACCATCCCCGGGTGGTCCCCCGATTCAGTGGTGCAGGCAGTCAAGGCAACCTGGGACCTGCCCCTGGTCATTGAGAACGATGCCCGTGCCGCAGCCTTGGGCGAAAGGGCAAGTGACGCTGAGACTGTCGTCTATGTCAAGGTAGGAACCGGCATCGGCTGCGGCATCGTGGTGGAAGGTTCCATCCTCCGCGGCGCCCATGGATCTGCCGGCGACATCGGCCACATCCGTATGTCCTCCGAGGGCCCTCTCTGCCGCTGCGGCCGTCACGGGTGCCTGGCCGCCTACAGTTCGGGACGCGCGCTCAGGGACAGGCTTGCCCATCTGGGTCTGACGAAAATCGACGACATCAGTGCTGCAGCAGGGACGGAAAACCCGGAGGTCCAGGATGCCCTTGCTGATGCTGCCGACGTGCTTGGCCGGGCTCTCGCAGCCACCGTCACCACCCTCAACCCCGACCGCCTGGTGCTGGGTGGACAGATCGGTGCCCTGCCCGGGTTTGTGGAAAAGGTGTCCTCCCGTGTCCTCACCGATGTGGTGGAGCGGATCGCCGAGGGCATGGTGGTGGAGGCCGGCCATCCGGAGGACCTCGCCGCCTGCCACGGGCTCACCACCCTCGTTGTGCGGAAGATCTTCGCCCCGGATGCTGTGGACCAGCTCTTTGGTGACGACGCGGAAAGCTCCGGCGATTAA
- a CDS encoding NAD(P)-dependent alcohol dehydrogenase, which yields MTTVKAYASPSATEDLIATTIERREVGPHDVLIEIKFAGICHSDIHTVRGDWGPQQYPLVPGHEIAGIVTQVGSAVTKHAVGDRVGVGCMVNSCKECANCLKGEEQYCLKGMVGTYGAVDRDGTITQGGYSSHVVVTEDFVVRIPEGLNLDVAAPLLCAGITTYSPLRHWGAGAGKKVAVVGLGGLGHMAVKLAHAMGADVTVLSQSLKKQEDGLRLGADHYYATSDEDTFQELAGTFDLIINTVSASIDISSYLQLLALEGALVNVGAPAEPLPVNAFALIGGRRSFAGSMIGGIRETQEMLDFCAEHGIGAEIEVIPAEKINDAYERVLASDVRYRFVIDTATL from the coding sequence ATGACTACCGTCAAAGCTTATGCATCCCCGTCCGCCACAGAGGACCTCATTGCCACCACCATCGAACGCCGCGAGGTGGGCCCGCACGATGTCCTGATCGAGATCAAGTTCGCCGGCATCTGCCACTCGGACATCCACACTGTCCGCGGCGACTGGGGCCCGCAGCAGTACCCGCTGGTCCCCGGCCACGAGATCGCCGGTATCGTCACCCAGGTGGGTTCCGCCGTCACGAAGCACGCAGTAGGCGACCGGGTGGGCGTTGGCTGCATGGTCAACTCCTGCAAGGAGTGCGCCAACTGCCTGAAGGGCGAGGAGCAGTACTGCCTCAAGGGCATGGTGGGCACCTACGGCGCGGTTGACCGCGACGGCACCATCACCCAGGGCGGTTACTCCAGCCATGTTGTGGTGACCGAAGACTTCGTGGTGCGCATTCCGGAAGGCCTGAACCTCGACGTCGCCGCCCCGCTGCTGTGCGCCGGCATCACCACGTACTCACCCCTGCGGCACTGGGGCGCCGGTGCCGGCAAGAAGGTCGCCGTCGTCGGCCTCGGCGGACTCGGCCACATGGCCGTCAAGCTCGCCCACGCCATGGGTGCTGACGTGACGGTCCTGTCCCAGTCGCTGAAGAAGCAGGAGGACGGCCTGCGCCTGGGCGCGGACCACTACTACGCCACAAGCGACGAGGACACCTTCCAGGAGCTCGCCGGCACCTTCGACCTGATCATCAACACCGTCAGCGCCTCGATCGACATCAGCTCCTACCTGCAGCTGCTGGCCCTGGAAGGCGCCCTGGTTAACGTCGGCGCCCCCGCGGAGCCGCTCCCGGTGAACGCGTTCGCGCTGATCGGCGGACGCCGGTCCTTCGCCGGATCCATGATCGGCGGCATCCGTGAAACCCAGGAGATGCTGGACTTCTGCGCCGAGCATGGCATCGGCGCCGAGATCGAGGTCATCCCGGCAGAAAAGATCAACGACGCTTACGAGCGCGTCCTGGCCTCGGACGTCCGCTACCGCTTCGTGATCGACACCGCCACCCTCTAG